Part of the Triticum aestivum cultivar Chinese Spring chromosome 4D, IWGSC CS RefSeq v2.1, whole genome shotgun sequence genome is shown below.
TCTGACCAGGAAGCTAATAGTGAGTGCCCATGCCTAAATTGGAGGCACAACATGGAACCTGATTTTGCGGTAAATCCATCCTTATCACAATGTCTAACCAATCTTTTTCTGGTTGCTCAACCATGTAATAAGTATGCTCAATTATACATAACTGATTTCTAATCTTTCAGACATTTtcttcctatgttttttcttttgcAATGCTAGACATTTGTGCTGGCCAACCATGAATATCTGAACAATATTTTGATTCAGAACCAACTCGGCGGCAAGGACTTCCCTTATGATATAATCTCCTCCCAGATGGTACTCCTGCCGATTTTCCCTCGCAGTTTTCTGAAAATAATAACTAGATGTATTTGATTGACGTTCCTGTCTTAAAAAATTCTTCAGAAACCCTAACAACTTATGTCTTTTGTACACAGTTTTTCATACCAGTACCTCTAGAGGATGGATGGGTCGTACTGATGTGGGACATGATGTCAAGGAAGCCGCACATCCTGGACCTGATGATCAGAGGCGATGGTCCAACTGAACCAACAAAGGATAAGCTCGAATTGATAGCTTGGAAGCTACATCATGCACTATTCCATTGTCTGAACGAGTACTATGCTGGCTGGCTGGCCTACGCAAGACGGAGAGTGGGAGGCccactacgcacttgttgcaatgGAACATTTGTCAGGTTTGTAATAGCCACACAGTACTCGTCAGCcatctcaaaacattttttttaccAAACATTCTACTGATTTTGCATCATCTCAAACTTACTTCAGGGACGAAACAGGGGGATGTGTACTCCACATTGGACGAACGACACCAAGCTGAAGATTCCTCTCACCAAGGTGAATTTTTGTTTCGCACTGTCTACTTTTGCTGTCTTTCTTCATTAGCACAGAGATAATAAGATTTGACTACTACAAACACAAATGTATCTGTCATACGCAGCACAATCACTACAACACAGATATTAACCGGAGGCGTTTTTATAAAGGCATCTATTGAAACGCCTCAAAATCATGTTTAGGAAGGCATTATTCTAAAACGCCTTTGTTGGATGTACCTTTGAAGGCACTTATACAAAACGCCTTGGAATGGAGGTAGCATTGAAGGTGTTTCTTCAGAACGCCTCGGATTGGGGGTAGCtttggaggcac
Proteins encoded:
- the LOC123098117 gene encoding uncharacterized protein; this translates as MRQQLIGTQNLDHELASIIFRRYSQSDQEANSECPCLNWRHNMEPDFATFVLANHEYLNNILIQNQLGGKDFPYDIISSQMFFIPVPLEDGWVVLMWDMMSRKPHILDLMIRGDGPTEPTKDKLELIAWKLHHALFHCLNEYYAGWLAYARRRVGGPLRTCCNGTFVRDETGGCVLHIGRTTPS